Proteins from a single region of Haloarchaeobius litoreus:
- a CDS encoding cupin domain-containing protein — MSDVELTDLDDVWDDSTGSPLTLFESEDPESQTGSYVIQPGERVPEEGWTSHAGDEISVIIDGAVDLVTPDGEYTVQAGTLSVIPAGVEHYSVNRGDEPCRLVYTAVGGL; from the coding sequence ATGAGCGACGTCGAACTCACCGACCTCGACGACGTGTGGGACGACAGCACGGGCAGCCCGCTCACGCTGTTCGAGAGCGAGGACCCTGAGTCCCAGACCGGTTCCTACGTCATCCAGCCCGGCGAGCGGGTCCCCGAGGAGGGCTGGACTTCACACGCGGGTGACGAGATATCGGTCATCATCGACGGTGCGGTCGACCTCGTCACCCCCGACGGCGAGTACACCGTCCAGGCCGGGACGCTCTCGGTCATCCCGGCCGGTGTCGAACACTACAGCGTCAATCGCGGCGACGAGCCCTGCCGACTGGTCTACACCGCCGTCGGCGGGCTCTGA
- a CDS encoding Lrp/AsnC family transcriptional regulator, whose protein sequence is MSSQPLSADEWLDNDKVKQILKEHLDETDYRIYKALNEDGRMSDTEIGERVGLSRTAARRRRKNLQENGLVDVIGVLVLQEAKFAYADVFVTLESGVSSEELDEFVDHVQSEELIYEIEEYMGKYDLLLRVWHASLSDIKEYLREQLQDNPVVESYEAIPVTKTHKAWHKKITDGE, encoded by the coding sequence ATGAGTTCACAGCCTCTCTCTGCGGACGAATGGCTCGACAACGACAAGGTCAAACAGATTCTGAAGGAGCATCTCGACGAGACCGACTATCGCATCTACAAGGCGCTGAACGAAGACGGCCGGATGTCCGACACCGAGATCGGCGAGCGCGTCGGTCTCTCCCGAACGGCGGCGCGACGACGACGGAAGAACTTACAGGAGAACGGACTGGTGGACGTTATCGGTGTCCTCGTCCTCCAGGAGGCGAAGTTCGCCTACGCGGACGTGTTCGTCACGCTCGAGTCCGGCGTGAGCAGCGAGGAACTCGACGAGTTCGTCGACCACGTCCAGAGCGAGGAGCTCATCTACGAGATCGAGGAGTACATGGGCAAGTACGACCTGTTGCTGCGGGTCTGGCACGCGTCGCTGTCGGACATCAAGGAGTACCTCAGGGAGCAGCTACAGGACAACCCCGTCGTCGAGAGCTACGAGGCCATCCCGGTCACGAAGACCCACAAGGCCTGGCACAAGAAGATCACCGACGGGGAGTAG